ACTACAAACATATCGACACCATAGTCAAATCTGAATCTCATTGACCCTAACTCCATACCCtacaaaatgaaatgttttattATCTCACACCACCTCAATTCTACATCTACCATTCTACCCACAATTTCATGATAATACAATTTTGCCCCCAACCCTGTGGGCCTAATACAAAGTGCACATACTTGCCTTAATAATGcgaaattttctcatcccaccaCTCACATATCTCGCCTACTCCTCTAGCGcgcaaaaaattcggaaaatacgttcAGAACtgtttttctagtgtaaaatttacactataaaaaattcggaaaacatttTCCGAATTGCTAGGGGGGTAGGAGAGAAAGTGAGTGAGTGAGATGAAAAAATTTCTAATAATGCATACACTTGCAAACTTAATGATTAAATGATTCTGtcttttgtataaaaaaaacatgtttaatgATTAAATGGTTTTGTCTTTTGAGTAAAAAACTGTTGAAACTTCAAGTCAATTTGGTTTATTGATAGTAAGTTTTGAATGATGATTCATTTTTatatgggtcttgttaacatgtgcccttagggcacatgttaagatataccaaaatagaaattcaacatttaatgatacaagaaatttaatgcttcaaaagtcaaaatgcacaaattagcatttaataatttctatttttgcttccttaacatgtgccttaagggcacaagttaacattctcctttttaTATCCATATCTATACTAGTATTAACTTGTATTTTACAAATTATAGGCACAACTTAATGATAATGATGAAACGTCAAGTCAATTTGGTGTCACTAGTTTCACTAGTCTCATTAATTCTTCTTTTGACAGCAGCATATATTCTGCATCAAGCAAGGAAATGAGTATACAACATGACATACTAATGTAAGAACAAAATCAAATGATTCTTTCACGAGACAATTTTAGTGTAAGAATTAAGATCATGCAATGCAAATAAACTGAAAGACTCGATAGTTAGCTTTGTTCTCTTTTGTTTAATTGGTTGTGGCAGAGTTTCTTTGTATTAAATGATAATGTATCATTCATACAGTAGGTGTCTCAAATCTTGGCAACGAAGTAGCCTGTAGTGTACATTGCAATTCGCGTTCTTCGATGGTGGCTCCAGCGGGCAAAGACCTTTGCAATCATAAAGTCTCTCTATATGATTAAGTTATTATTTGATGTAAAATTCGAGACAACGAGTCATATGATTAAGTTATCAATGCCATATCAACACGGAAAATCTCAAGAACATGTCTCTAACATGATTCCTAGAAGTCATTCACATAAAGGACATAAAAAATTTACTGATTTGATAACATGAAATCTCTTTGCACTCATAAATTACATACTAATTTGCCAAACACAGGCAATGAACTAGTGCATAAAGCAATAATCACTGCTTCAGCACAAAAGGATGCATGGGGAAGTTCAATTTACAATATAGTCTCAGCCATTATATGATTATCAATCTGCAGCTTGAAAAGAAATATTTGGCTCTCCCATGTCAAACTCCTACTCGACAATTTCAACTGAGTTAGTTGGATTCCTATTTGAACTGAAAATTGTTGCCGAATGACTAGATCTATCCCAATGCAGGGGGCTGCCAAAAAGTTAGAAACAATGTATGAATATACATAAGCATACAAATATATAAGACTGAAAAATTATAACAGTTGATTGTTGAAATTTACCTTCTTAAAATTCATTTTCGATGAACTACCTCCCTCTTTATCAGCGGGTTTCAGTATCTCAAAGGAACATACAAGAGATTCATCAACGCTCAATAATGCACCGGCGTTGTCAAATTCCCCACCATAATTCGGGGCAGAGAATATTGTGACTAACCTTCGTTTAGCAAAAAACTCATATCCATCCTCCACAACCtatgagaaaatattttttaacaaaggaAAATGAGACCTTAATTAAAAGTTTGGATAAGCAACATAAAAAGAGGGGGGGTAGATTGAATTAAAAGAGTAGGATAGAATGAATGCTTCTGTATAATTTGACTAAGTCTGGTCTAGACACATTGTGCTTGTCAATAATAAAGTCTATATATATCAGTTACATGcatttaaaataaatcaattaagtTTCTTTCATGTATAGAACAATataggaaagaaagaaatagaaagCGAGAAATGTGATgagaaagaaaacaacaattatGTATAAGGAACACAAAAATTGAAGTGTGAAAAACGAAAATGCCACTTGTCCTGAAAATATTACTCGCAAGAACATGACGATAGCATAAGTGTAACTGTAAAATCCAAGATCTAATGCTTTACATTCATTTGTGATACCTTCGTGATGTGATTGTTCGTGACAAATAGCATCACTGGTGAAAAAATTGTTGTAAAACAAAACATACAATGTCAATGAGGCTAAGAGGCTGTTTACATGTGTCTCAGTTTGCACCTTTGTTCTAAAAGGCTATTTTCTTCCTTTTGGCAAAGTGTACTTCATAATGCTtcttaacttaaaaaaaatgcaccCAACTGTTCCAAATTCAATCCCAGAATTACATTGATTCAATGATTATTACGAAAATTGCCTCTACTAGAAGTCCATAAACTGTAAATGGACTAAATTTTCCAGGTAATAATGGAAATGGATAAATGAGTGTAATATTTGCAACTAATTCTACTATATTTTCCAGGTAAAAAGTAGCTAGATGGTTTAGGGCAATTATGAAGGAAAACATGTACCGATTCGTTCAATATGCTCATATGAACGAAGAGGTTTACCTGATGACCCCTGCAAATAAGATCAAGATcatttttatccaaaaaatcTGCAACAACATCAGGCCCAAAAGTACACGAAACGCCTCGGTCACTATCTGCCCAACCCTCAGTACTAGCATCAGGATCAGACCAAAGCAGATCACACAAGAGACCGTTATCTGGGATTTCGGTAGGCCTTGTAACCTCTCTTATCTGATCTAAATTTTCTAGTTCGGGAGAGAGTCCTCCATGCATACAAAGTATTTTGTCATCGATAAGTGCAGCTACCGGCAAACAGTTAAAGCAATCGGTGAATATCTTCCATAGCCTGACATTGAACCTCCTTTTACATTCGTCATAAAAACCGTATATTCGGTTTATCTTTGCATCTTCATGGTTTCCTCTTAAGAGATAAACTCTGTCCGGGTATCTTATTTTGTAGGCCAGAAGCAAGCATATTGTCTCCAAACTTTGCTTCCCTCTGTCAACATAATCACCGAGAAACAAGTAGTTTGCAGCTGGAGGGTAGCCGCCATATTCAAAAAGTCTCAATAAGTCTTGATACTGACCATGTATATCACCTGCAAGAGAATCACAACATTAAGAACAAGGAAAAATAGGCGCGACAACGACATTGATTAACTTTAAAATGCAAATCACATTACTTAATTTCCACAAATAACACAGAACAATATAAGATCTTTTTCCTGCAAAATACTGCAGGTAGAGGAAAATAATGCAAATgcatcaaattttgaaaatgattagaaaaatttcatattaCAATTACAGGAATCGACTTTTAGTaaatatatctcattttctttctatatAATTTTGCTAAGATTTTAAAAAACCGTCCACAACCTCGATTATAGCCACAATATCAAGGTTCTCCACAATAGTATCATGATTGCATCAAACATATATAACCATAATTCTCAACAGCCAGCGCAATTTAAAGCATTGGTTTTCATTATATACTATATTTTAACATTATATTTTTGTGTCCTAAGCCTTcctattttaattaattaataaataaatataggaaAATTACACCCGAGTAAAATATAAACGGACAACAAGCTGCTCTGATAATCTTTTTgaataaacaaaacatatattataGTGTTATTATCTTCCCTAATTAATTGACCAATATTTCTAACTTCTAAAATCAtgacttttccttttttttttttttttatagacaaatgttagtgattaatttttttaaaaaatgaaaaaattgttaGCAGAAGAGATCAAATCATAACCTCCTTAATTATTACATTCATAATAGCTTCAAATCAACATCTCCTCAAAATAAAACGCTAAGGTAAAACATGAATCTCTGAAATCTGAAACGTTGATTTATGTAAATGATCCAGAAttaggaagaaaagaaaagaaaaaaagaagctaACCGCAAACGCGAATGGGAGCACGAAGCTCAAGAAGAATTGGCTGAGAGAGGAAAATTTGTCTAGCGTTGATGCAAAGTTGACGAATCTCAGATTCAGAAAGCTGAACCTGTTTTCCTCCTTTTCCTTCTAACAATCTTCTAATCACATCATCCAATATCGCTTTATCCATAACTCCTTCCATTGCTGCCATGTtccttcaatttcaatttcaatttcaattattgttgttgttatggCTTTTGTGGTGAATTAAATGAAGCAAAATCTGATgagataaaaaaagaaaaaaagagttgTTGAAATGGGAAAATATGGATAGATGGACGGACAATATGTACCAACTGTATAATAATGGAAATAGAGAGAGAAATAGATAGAGAGAGACAGAGGttgagattttctttttttctttttctaaatgTTGTTATGTTGTGTTTGATTCAGAGGCTATTTCCAATTTGGACGATTCTAACTTCATCTCTCTTCTCCTCCACATCATCCGGTTAGATTAGATtaatttttggaaaaattatattaaattaataaatgtaGTAGGTTAATAAATACCATTGTTCTtaacttattataaaaaaaatatattttatttctttaataatatatatatctctTGTTATTTGATTTTAGACCCTATTCATCTCTTTTGGTTTCAATCGAATCGAGAAATAGGTTTGATTGTCCATCTTTTTGTTACATTATAGATCAAATAGAGAAAATATTGACTTTTTGACTCATAGTTTTCCTCTAAAAGACGTTCTTGATCTTCTTATAAAAGacgaaaatgaaaattttatttccatttttttagcttcattaccaaaaaaaatataaatttatcatAATGATTAAACtctattaaaaatttgttaaatagaattaattaattttttttcaacaataatttttttctatattcagATACTTACATGCATCAATGGTTGGTAATTGGTATgagattaattaataaattaatagtattgtcttattatttgtttgtgttgttttgtgaattttttctttagtgGAATTCAAAGGTTCAGTGCCAATTGCCAAGTAAACTCGGTTGAAAGTTGAAAGCTTCAACTGAAAGTGGGAACAAAATGGCGCGTAAGAATATAAGCGCGCTTTTCAGCTCACTTATTCCACGTGTACTCAAATGGTTGGGTTTGGTTTTTATGTTTTGGTCAAAGCAGATGTTGGAATCACACGGATTACGCTGTCGTTTCGCTCCCACAGTCCCAGTACCGTTTAAGTTTCCACACCTTTGTCTATACACCGTTGATTGTTTCATACTTCTTTTGaacttatttataagtaaaagttactTTTTCCATAACATTGAACATTTGTTCCACACTTTatgattttttgaatttttttattgaaaattccttaaaacaattgatttgtatttttttttttataaaattgtctCCATTTTAGTTGATTTCAAAGTTTTGCTTATAGTAATATACATGCATGTGGATTTGGTCTCTTGAAAAGGTGTTTGGTGCTGATATAGAACTCATGGTTCCCTATGATGTTACTTTAACCATGCTAATGCTGATGTTCCTTATTAATATCATATATACTGAGGGAACTAGTTCTACATTCTGCAAATGCTTTTGACTGGGTTTTATATTTAATCTGTACTATTTTCTATGTGTTGAATGATTCAGATTTCATTTGTTATGCTATCAGCTATATCGCTTCCTTGATAGAAGGACGGAcaacaatttcaattttgtaATACTTATGGTGATTCACCGTAATTCTGACAATCTCAccgtcaatccaaacatgcactaaaTATGCATCATACCaattcaaatgttttttttttatataattaatccaaaaaaattaattatatttgaatttttttggtaagttttTATATTTGACTTTGACATGTTTGAGTTTGAgtattctaattttattttttttaaacagaaaTTCTGTCATTCGATAAGTGCAGCTACCGGCAAACAGTTAAAGCAATCGGTGAATATCTTCCATACCCTGATATTGACCATGTATATCACTTGCAAGAGAATCACAACaataagaacaaagaaaaatagGCTCGACAACAGCATTATATAACTTTAAAATGCCAATTACATGACTTGGTTTCCATAAATAACACAGAACAATATCAGATCTTTTTCCTGCAAAATATTGCAGATAGAGGAAAATAATACAAATGcatcaaattttgaaacatGACAGATGATtagaaaattttcatattacAATTAAAAGAATCGACTTTTAGTaaatatatctcattttctCTCTATATAATTTTGTTAAGGTTTGAAAAAACCGTCCACAACCTTGCTCCGTAGTAGCGTTGCTATTGCAATTTAAAACATTggttttcattatatatattttaacattttatttttgtggccTAAGCCTTcctattttaattaataaatactatatgataattacatatgaatcAAAGATAAACAGACAACAAGCTTCGTcgctaatttttttaataaacaaaacatatattataGTGTTATTATCTTCCTTAATTGACCAATATTCTAACTTCTAAAATCATGActtttccctttttttatagacaaatgttagtgattaatttttttaaaaaatgaaaaaatcgtTAGCAGAAGAGATCAAATCATAACCTCCTTAATTATTACATTCATAATAGCTTCAAATCAATATCTCctcaaaataaaacaataaggTAAAACATGAATCTCTGAAATCTGAAAAGTTGATTTATGTAAATGATCCAGAATtaggaaggaaagaaaaaaaaaagaagctaacCGCAAACGCGAATGGGAGCACGAAGCTCAAGAAGAATTGTCTGAGAGAGGAAAATTTGTTTGGCGTTGATGCAAAGTTGACGAATCTCAGATTCAACAACATCAGGGGCATAGGTGCCGAAGTTCAGGAATGTGATTTCCAAATTTTTCCTGAATgtgaactagaaaaaattcgggaAACGCGTTCCAAAATTTTCATATAAgggcaaaaacagaaaaatggGGGTAGACAAGAAACAccgggggtgggaagagaaaagtTCCATACATACAGGGCTCACTAAATTACATAGCCCAAAACGAAAATCATAAAGCCCAAATCCATAACTGAAAACCCTAGAAATACAATAACTTTCATTTTCTTGTTACCCTTTAAATACGAGCATTCGCGGCTGCAATTTAGAAGTAGCAGTGTGCTCCTCCACAACTCTAAGCTACAATGGTACtttctataatctataatctgAATCCACTTTGAAATGCGTTTTTGTTTATATCTTTGTATTTAGATTTGATTGAATTTGCATTTGAATTTGGTATGTAGGGGATCGATCTAAAAGCTGGTGGTAAGAGCAAAAAAACTAAACGAACAGCACCAAAATCCAATGATATCTACCTCAAGCTACTCGTCAAGGTCCATTtcaatttctatattaaatcaATTATGTTATTGTGATGATATGAATATGAAAAACTAGATCCATAATgtgtatattaattttaattgacGATGATGATAAATGTGATCCCAGCTCTATGAGACTGTAAAGTCCAGGAATATAATTAGTTCCAACACACATTTGTCTGAGCCTCAATCAATTTTTGTTATATGTGATTTcacaatttatattatatactcACTCCTTTCTTGTTTGATACTATTAAACTTATATTATAACACATGAATACATGTGGATTTAGTTTTTTCAATTTAGTCTCCTTATGtgtgttcttatttatttatttatgtggcTATGATGATAAATACTATCCCAGCTCTATGAGACTGTAAGGTCCGGGAATAAAATTAGTTCCAACACAAATTTGTCTGAGcctttaaatttaaattcatttctCAACCATCCATTGCATTTACTGACTTATTGTATGAATTTTATGAATATGAACAATAATGTGTGATTTTATTTCATGTGACTATGATGATAAATGCTATCCCAGCTCTATGAGACCGCAAGGTCCGGGAATATAACTAGTTCCAACACACATTTGTCTGAGTCTCTGAATTCATTTCACACACCATCTCCCTcacttatatgattttttgaaatttttcattaaaaattccTTAAAACACTTCATTTGcatttatttgtttaaaaaattgtcTGTTTTTCAGTTGATTTCAAAGATTTTCTTATAGTAATATACATGCATGTGGATTTGGCCTCTTGAAAAGGTGTTTGGTGCTGATATAGAACTCATGGTTCCCTATGATGTTACTTTAACCATGCTAATGCTGATAATCAATAcgtgattattattaatatccATTTATACTGAGGGAACTAGTTCTACATTCTGCAAATGTTTTTGACTGggttttatgtttaatttgtacTATTTTCTGTGTTGGAATGATTCTGATTTCATTTGCTATGCTATCAGCTATATCGCTTTCTTGATCGAAGGACGGACAGCAATTTCAATTCTGTAATACTCAAGCGCTTGTTCATGAGCAAGGTCAACCGACCTCCAATTTCTTTATCAAGGGTGATCGAGTACTTGAAGGGGAAGGTATATTGCTCTCTTCCTCTTAGTAATCTtagtgtatattaaaaaatttaattgttttgtttgattAGTTATATATTGATCTTATTTTCTTCTGGATTTTTTTTCCCATTAGGATGGTAAAATTGGTGTTGTCGTTGGTGCTGTAACTGATGATATCAGAGTATATGAAGTCCCAGCAATAAAAATAGCTGCACTCAGGTTTACAGAGACTGCACGTGCAAGAATAGAGAAAGCTGGTGGTGAATGCTTAACATTTGATCAACTTGCTCTTAGGGCTCCCCTTGGACAGAACACGGTATGAGTTTGATACCAATACATCTGTTTTTATAATGATTCTCATAGTCTTACTATTCCATTTTGTGTGATTATGATTGGAAAAAAGCACTAACAATCTTCAATTATCGTTGATTTTTCTTTGAATATTAGTTCTTGTGAAGTGATGGTAGCTTTATATTGAGGTActaacaactttattaatatttgtTGACTTCAGGTTCTTCTAAGAGGCCCAAAGAATTCTCGTGAAGCAGTGAAACACTTTGGTCGTGCTCCTGGTGTGCCACACAGCCATACCAAGCCTTATGTAAGAGCGACGGGAAGGAAATTTGAGAAGGCTAGAGGAAAGAGGAACAGCAGAGGATTTAGGGTTTGagtggattttttttgttgataaactaGGGTTTGAGTGGATAATTTTGTTCAGTGTCTTTTAATAGTTTTGATACTCTTGAAATTCAACTTTTGATTTATCAATATACAGTTTGTTATATTTATCTTAACAAAGATTCAGTAATATGGACAGTGTTGTGCACCTTGCATTTACCACtcaaatttgatttgatgtaCTCTAGTGAAATTGACATTAGGCATAAGAAattcttttatatattcaaACATTTGGTATAATCTATTTGTACTTTCAAATCAAACTATCAAAGCCTAAGCAGATTTGAAACAAATTCAgttcaataaaattttgttcATCTTCATTCTTCAACAACAGATAGTTAACTTCCAGATTAACCCCTTATTGATGTTTCATAAGTATTACAACTATTATACATCATCATATactaaaagtataaaataaaccAAAGTGGATGGAGACAACAGCATTATTTGTACATTAATGGAACATATTAGAACTTCTTGATGAATTCGTAAATGTGATTACTAAtttcttcttctgcttcttgATTGTTGAAATGAGCTACTCCTTTTTGCACAATCACTTCCTCCAAATTGGGCACATCTTCCTTGAAACCTCCACCATGAATGTACTCTTTCATGCCTAGCGACGTGTACACCATATCCAACTCACCTGTAATGAATTTTACTGGAACCAAGGTTTTTGCTCCGTTCCATGGAGCTGTGAGCACCCAGAGTCTGCAAATAATGCTTACAACTTATTAACCATCtttagaaaaaagaaagataatttCTAAGATTTGTTTAAAACAATCCCAAGCAACACAAAAAATTAGAGAATCACAAATCTATGTTCCTGTAGTAGTTTAATCCCCCAGTGAACCCTGTTTTCTCAAATTTTGTGACAAAATAAGTAAGATCATCTTTTGTAAGCCAATAGGGCAAGGTGTCAGGAGTATCTGGATTAAATCCAGTTCCATACTCTCCCTTTGGAAATATTGGAGGACCAGTTTTTCGAGTTTTCAGGATATTCTTCAGCACATATGCAGCTCCAACCTCAGCCATCTCAGCTTCCATTTTGCCCGGTTCCTATAAAAcacattgaaaaataaattatgtgtaTGTTTTGTTTGGTATTGCTGAAATCTGCAGACATAGTAGTCCTCTCCATAAAAATCATGCAAGTGATCAACGATCCTTTTATTAGGATTTCTACGGAGGAAGGGGCTACTAAGACAAACATAAGCCTTGATTAGTTCAGGACGAAACAAGCAAAGATACCAACCAATTAAGGCACCCCCAATCATGAGCCACAAGAAAGACTTGATCTACACCAAGTGAGTCAATGAGACCAACGACATCACCCACCAAGTGAAAAATCGTATAACTACTGATCGAAGCCGGAGCCTTGGTGTCGCCATTGCCACAGAGATCTGGCGCCACGGCCCACGGCATAGAAAGTAGAAATAACTCGTTATCTGCATTTGTTTTTTATGCTTATTATAACATACTTTATTTTCATAATTGTTATCCTAAATCCTATCGACCAAGTGTTGTAAGATCATtgaataaaagtataaaatttcCATATATTGGACAAAAGCTTCAAAAGGTCATTTTCAGATGGTGCTAGGTAGGTAGGACCCAGAAGTGACCGAGATGAGTAAACAATGAGGAACAATGCCATGA
This genomic interval from Trifolium pratense cultivar HEN17-A07 linkage group LG6, ARS_RC_1.1, whole genome shotgun sequence contains the following:
- the LOC123890941 gene encoding serine/threonine-protein phosphatase PP1, whose translation is MAAMEGVMDKAILDDVIRRLLEGKGGKQVQLSESEIRQLCINARQIFLSQPILLELRAPIRVCGDIHGQYQDLLRLFEYGGYPPAANYLFLGDYVDRGKQSLETICLLLAYKIRYPDRVYLLRGNHEDAKINRIYGFYDECKRRFNVRLWKIFTDCFNCLPVAALIDDKILCMHGGLSPELENLDQIREVTRPTEIPDNGLLCDLLWSDPDASTEGWADSDRGVSCTFGPDVVADFLDKNDLDLICRGHQVVEDGYEFFAKRRLVTIFSAPNYGGEFDNAGALLSVDESLVCSFEILKPADKEGGSSSKMNFKKPPALG
- the LOC123890942 gene encoding 60S ribosomal protein L18-like, coding for MGIDLKAGGKSKKTKRTAPKSNDIYLKLLVKLYRFLDRRTDSNFNSVILKRLFMSKVNRPPISLSRVIEYLKGKDGKIGVVVGAVTDDIRVYEVPAIKIAALRFTETARARIEKAGGECLTFDQLALRAPLGQNTVLLRGPKNSREAVKHFGRAPGVPHSHTKPYVRATGRKFEKARGKRNSRGFRV